AAAAAAGAAATTCGCTATATACATAAAATTTAAGCTTGTAAAAGACAGGAAGTCCAAACGGCCTTTTTTTCCAAAACGGCGGAAAGAAGCACGAGCTTTCCAGATTGATTTATAAGTTTCAAAGCTTAATCTTTATACCAGAGTGCTAACTGAAAACAGGAGACGGACTTGAACCCTGATGACCCAGGTCTTTTCAGACCTAAAAAAGAATCTCTTCCTCTCCCCGAGAGAATGAGACCCGAGAGCATGCAAGAGATGGTAGGCCAAGAGCATCTGATAGGACCGCAGGGGCTTGTTACGAAAACGCTTGAGGCTGGGGGAGTGCATTCCATGATATTCTGGGGTCCCCCTGGGACGGGCAAAACGACTCTTTCAAGGCTTATCGCGGGCAGGGCTGGTGCCAGGTTCATACAGATAAATGCGATTTCTTCCGGAGTCAGGGAACTTAGGGATATTGTCGCGGACGCAAGAGACGCTCTTTACTCCGGGCGGAAAACCGTGCTTTTCATTGACGAGATACACAGATTCAACAAGGCACAGCAGGCGGCGCTTCTCAAGAGCGTCGAAGAAGGGGTCTTAGTGCTTATAGGTGCTACCACTGAAAATCCTTCGTTTGAAGTCATAAGCCCTCTTCTTTCCCGCTGTCAGGTTTATGTTCTTGATCCGCTTTCGGCACAGGATCTTGAACTCATACTCGAAAAAGCCTTCTCCGAGGAAAAACTTCTTGAGGATGCCGATATCTCGACTGAGGCTCGTGGCGAACTCATCGCTCTTTGCGGTGGAGACGCCAGGGTGATGCTGAACGCGCTTGAAATCGCCTCTTCCCTTGTTCGTTCAAAGAAACTCTCTCGGATTGACACTGATCTCGTGAGAGAGATT
The nucleotide sequence above comes from Candidatus Dadabacteria bacterium. Encoded proteins:
- a CDS encoding replication-associated recombination protein A, with the protein product MRPESMQEMVGQEHLIGPQGLVTKTLEAGGVHSMIFWGPPGTGKTTLSRLIAGRAGARFIQINAISSGVRELRDIVADARDALYSGRKTVLFIDEIHRFNKAQQAALLKSVEEGVLVLIGATTENPSFEVISPLLSRCQVYVLDPLSAQDLELILEKAFSEEKLLEDADISTEARGELIALCGGDARVMLNALEIASSLVRSKKLSRIDTDLVREIFQKTGLLYDRAGEEHYNTISAFIKSVRGSDPDAAVYYLARMLEAGEDPKFIARRLVILASEDIGNAEPYALTLATDCFTAVNYVGMPESRIILSQVTTYLASCPKSNAAYRAIKKAESDVRKNPGLQIPLHLRNAPTKLMKDLGYKKGYKYAHDYEDHFVEDDFLPEEIKDSVYYEPTDKGREANLKKYLEARWKKRKK